In Bosea vestrisii, the following are encoded in one genomic region:
- a CDS encoding MmcB family DNA repair protein has protein sequence MTGMVVADSVLNPPPARPEITRAVCRGASRHLRERGYAIVKEMTFANGRRGDIVALSPSGELLVVEVKSGIEDYRVDGKWPDYRDYCDGFLFAVAPEFPLEILPEDVGLIVADAWGGEMLREPPRHQLAPARRKMLTIAFARLAAGRLALLEDPGT, from the coding sequence ATGACGGGCATGGTCGTCGCCGATTCCGTCCTCAATCCTCCGCCCGCCCGGCCGGAGATCACCCGTGCCGTCTGCCGCGGTGCCTCGCGCCATTTGCGCGAGCGTGGCTACGCCATCGTCAAGGAAATGACCTTCGCCAATGGCAGGCGCGGTGACATCGTCGCGCTCTCGCCCTCGGGCGAATTGCTCGTCGTCGAGGTCAAGTCCGGGATCGAGGATTACCGGGTCGACGGTAAATGGCCGGACTACCGCGATTATTGCGACGGCTTCCTGTTCGCGGTCGCGCCCGAATTTCCGCTGGAAATCCTGCCCGAGGATGTCGGCCTGATCGTCGCCGACGCCTGGGGCGGTGAGATGCTGCGCGAGCCGCCGCGCCATCAGCTGGCGCCGGCACGCCGCAAGATGCTGACCATCGCCTTTGCCAGGCTCGCGGCGGGGCGGCTGGCGCTGCTGGAAGACCCTGGAACCTAG
- a CDS encoding group III truncated hemoglobin → MSGIPLPERITEELIAELVETFYGRVRQDPLIGPIFLAKLGDDWGAHLAKLRDFWSSVTLMSGRYRGKPQQVHMPLPLEMQHFERWLSLFETTVAELCTGPAAFLFVDRAHRIADSLQISLNIGPKALNLPQRAVG, encoded by the coding sequence ATGAGCGGAATTCCGCTGCCGGAGCGGATCACCGAAGAGCTGATCGCCGAACTGGTCGAGACCTTTTACGGCCGCGTCCGGCAGGACCCACTGATCGGGCCGATCTTCCTCGCCAAGCTCGGCGACGACTGGGGCGCGCATCTCGCCAAGCTGCGTGACTTCTGGTCATCGGTGACGCTGATGAGCGGGCGCTATCGCGGCAAGCCCCAACAAGTCCATATGCCGCTCCCGCTCGAGATGCAGCATTTCGAGCGCTGGCTTTCGCTGTTCGAGACGACGGTCGCCGAGCTCTGTACCGGCCCGGCCGCGTTCCTGTTTGTCGACCGTGCCCATCGCATCGCCGACAGCCTGCAGATCAGCCTGAACATCGGCCCGAAAGCGCTCAATTTGCCGCAACGGGCGGTCGGCTAG
- a CDS encoding ActR/PrrA/RegA family redox response regulator transcription factor, with protein sequence MAMDTAPTTGELTDNAGRDMSLLLVDDDKPFLNRLARAMEGRGYSVRIAESVEAGLAAVEEEAPAFAVIDLRLGDGNGLDVIARLKEKRPDARGVVLTGYGNIATAVSAVKLGAFDFLAKPADADEIHSALAAGPNARPVPPENPMSADRVRWEHIQRVYELCSRNVSETARRLGMHRRTLQRILAKRAPR encoded by the coding sequence ATGGCGATGGACACGGCGCCGACGACAGGCGAGCTCACCGACAATGCCGGCAGGGACATGTCCCTGCTGCTCGTCGACGACGACAAGCCGTTCCTGAATCGCCTCGCCCGCGCCATGGAAGGACGGGGCTATTCGGTGCGGATAGCCGAATCAGTCGAGGCCGGGCTCGCGGCCGTCGAAGAGGAAGCGCCGGCCTTTGCGGTGATCGACCTGCGCCTCGGCGACGGCAATGGGCTCGACGTGATCGCGCGCCTCAAGGAGAAACGCCCGGACGCGCGCGGCGTCGTCCTGACCGGCTACGGCAATATCGCCACCGCGGTCAGCGCGGTTAAACTCGGCGCCTTCGACTTCCTGGCCAAGCCCGCCGATGCCGACGAAATCCATTCGGCGCTGGCCGCGGGCCCCAATGCGCGCCCGGTGCCGCCGGAAAACCCGATGTCGGCCGATCGCGTCCGCTGGGAGCATATCCAGCGCGTCTACGAATTGTGCAGCCGCAACGTTTCCGAAACGGCGCGCCGGCTCGGCATGCACCGCCGTACCCTCCAGCGCATCCTGGCCAAGCGCGCTCCGCGATGA
- a CDS encoding ActS/PrrB/RegB family redox-sensitive histidine kinase — protein MPRHLRLDTLVRLRWLAIAGQSVAVAGVHFGLGFSLPFGWCFLVIAVSAWLNIALRIRFPLSHRLREGAATALLGFDILQLAALLYLTGGLQNPFAILFLAPVMISATALPPRHTLALGLLAAGLATLLTILHWPLPWAGTGRPVLPPQYQVGNWIALLLGLGFTGIYAWRVAKEARDLSEALAATELVLAREQHLSQLDGLAAAAAHELGTPLATIALVARELSRLAPPEGEMAEDITLLREQVERCRGILGKLASLQDDDAGPLDQLSLSLLIEEAAGPQRPFGVPFEIALVGEKPQPVCRRNPGMIYGLGNIVDNAVDFASSKVTITAQWTEGAVLLTIADDGPGFTPEVLMRAGDPYLSRSHAKESRAGGGLGLGLFIAKTLLERSGATLEFSNLPLPATGASVRITWLRAVFERDDRPAGPSNPELLAPYATE, from the coding sequence ATGCCGCGGCATCTGCGGCTCGATACGCTGGTGCGCTTGCGCTGGCTGGCGATCGCCGGCCAGAGCGTCGCCGTCGCCGGCGTCCATTTCGGCCTCGGCTTCTCCCTGCCCTTCGGCTGGTGCTTCCTGGTCATCGCCGTCTCGGCCTGGCTCAACATCGCGCTGCGCATCCGCTTTCCGCTCAGCCACAGGCTACGCGAGGGCGCAGCGACGGCGCTGCTCGGCTTCGACATTCTCCAGCTCGCAGCGCTGCTCTATCTCACGGGCGGCCTGCAAAATCCGTTCGCGATCCTGTTCCTGGCGCCGGTGATGATCTCGGCGACGGCGCTGCCGCCACGGCACACGCTGGCGCTCGGCCTCCTCGCCGCCGGATTGGCGACACTGCTCACTATTCTGCACTGGCCCCTGCCCTGGGCCGGGACGGGGCGGCCGGTCCTGCCGCCGCAATACCAGGTCGGCAATTGGATCGCGCTGCTGCTCGGGCTTGGTTTCACCGGCATCTATGCCTGGCGCGTCGCCAAGGAGGCGCGCGACCTCTCGGAAGCGCTGGCGGCAACCGAGCTGGTGCTGGCGCGCGAGCAGCACCTTTCGCAGCTCGATGGGCTTGCGGCCGCGGCCGCACACGAGCTCGGCACCCCGCTCGCCACCATCGCGCTGGTCGCCCGCGAGCTCTCGCGGCTTGCCCCGCCCGAGGGCGAGATGGCGGAGGACATTACCTTGCTGCGCGAGCAGGTCGAGCGCTGCCGCGGCATTCTGGGCAAGCTCGCCTCTCTGCAGGACGACGATGCCGGCCCGCTCGACCAGCTCTCGCTCAGCCTGCTGATCGAGGAAGCGGCCGGGCCGCAGCGGCCCTTCGGCGTGCCCTTCGAGATCGCGCTCGTCGGCGAGAAGCCGCAGCCGGTCTGCCGGCGCAATCCCGGCATGATCTACGGGCTCGGCAACATCGTCGACAATGCCGTCGATTTCGCCAGCTCGAAGGTGACGATCACGGCGCAGTGGACGGAAGGGGCCGTCCTGCTGACGATCGCCGATGACGGGCCCGGCTTCACGCCCGAGGTGCTGATGCGGGCGGGTGACCCTTATCTCTCGCGCTCGCACGCCAAGGAATCGCGCGCCGGCGGCGGCCTCGGGCTCGGCCTGTTCATCGCCAAGACGCTGCTGGAGCGCAGCGGCGCAACGCTCGAATTCTCCAATCTGCCGCTGCCGGCAACGGGCGCCAGCGTCCGGATCACCTGGCTGCGCGCGGTCTTCGAGCGCGACGATCGCCCGGCCGGACCTTCAAACCCGGAGCTTTTAGCCCCATATGCGACAGAATGA